One genomic segment of Arachis duranensis cultivar V14167 chromosome 4, aradu.V14167.gnm2.J7QH, whole genome shotgun sequence includes these proteins:
- the LOC107484886 gene encoding GDSL esterase/lipase WDL1, whose protein sequence is MFESEKMTGPERPQFVLFGSSIVQYSYYEGWGAILSHLYARQADIVLRGYAGWNSRRALQVLDQVFPKNATKQPSLVIVYFGGNDSVIPNKYGLGPHVPLQEYIENMRKIALHIQCLSKMTRIVFLSTPPINEEQIVNNRDPQGNLIRTNEACRVYSEALLSLSRKMNIKAIDLWSAIQTRKDWQEISFIDGIHLTSEASMTVVKEILKVLKKAEWEPSLYWKSMPIEFGEDSPYDPVAPDGKSTINISGFAFPNPAMWELD, encoded by the exons ATGTTTGAGAGTGAGAAGATGACAGGACCAGAAAGGCCTCAATTTGTCCTGTTTGGTTCTTCCATTGTTCAATACAGTTATTATGAAGGCTGGGGTGCTATTCTTTCTCACTTGTATGCTCGTCAG GCAGACATAGTTTTGAGAGGATACGCTGGTTGGAACTCAAGGCGTGCtcttcaggttctggatcaagtTTTTCCCAAG AATGCCACTAAGCAACCATCATTGGTTATTGTGTATTTTGGTGGCAATGACTCTGTTATTCCAAATAAATATGGCCTTGGTCCTCATGTGCCTCTTCAAGAATACATAGAAAATATGAGGAAGATTGCTCTCCATATACAG TGCCTTTCAAAGATGACCCGCATCGTATTTCTTAGTACCCCTCCCATCAATGAGGAACAAATCGTTAACAATAG AGATCCACAGGGAAATCTGATAAGAACAAATGAAGCTTGTCGAGTATATTCCGAAGCATTGTTGTCACTGTCCCGCAAAATGAACATCAAGGCCATTGATCTCTGGTCTGCAATCCAAACAAGAAAAGATTGGCAAGAGATTTCTTTCAT TGATGGAATTCATTTAACATCTGAGGCAAGCATGACAGTGGTAAAGGAGATATTGAAAGTGCTAAAAAAAGCAGAGTGGGAGCCAAGTTTATACTGGAAGTCAATGCCAATTGAGTTTGGAGAAGATTCACCATATGATCCAGTTGCACCTGATGGAAAGTCAACTATAAATATATCTGGATTTGCCTTTCCTAATCCTGCTATGTGGGAGTTGGATTAA